ATCGCGGGTGCCCCCGACGTGGAGGGGGGCGCTCCGTCCGGGGGCGCCGCGGAGGTGTCCGGCGCCGCGCCGTCCGAGGGCGCGCCGGGGGCCGGCCGTGCGGCGCGAGCGGGTCGCCGGGCGGCCCGGTGAGGGGGCGGGGGGCGCTGCGCCGCCTCGCACCCCAGGCACGCCGGTTCCTGCTGCGCCGGCGGCGGGCGCTCCTCGTCCTGACCGGCTGGTCCCTGCTGGAGTCCGTGCAGACCTTCCTCCTGGGGTACGGGGTGGCCCGCGCCCTGGACGACGGGTTCCTCGCCGGCCGCCCCGCCACCGGGCTGTGGTGGCTGTCGGTCGCCGCGGGCGCGGCGCTGGTCGGCGGCCTGGCGATGCGCGGGGTCTTCGACGGGCTCGCCGGGCTCGTCGAGCCGTTGCGCGACGGCCTGGTGCGCCGGGCGGTGGCGCAGGCGCTGGCCTCGGCGGTCGCCGACCCGGTGCGGGCCGGTGGCGCGTCCGCGGACGGTGCGGCGGTGTCCCGGCTCGTCCACCAGACGGAGATGGCCAGGGACGGTTTCGCGGGGCTCGTCCTCGCCGGGCGGTCGTTCCTCTTCACCGCGCTCGGCGCGCTGCTGGGCCTGGCGTCGCTCGCGCCCGCGCTGGTGCTGGTCGTCCTGCCGCCGCTGCTGCTGGGACTGGGGCTGTTCCTCGCGACGCTCGCGCCGATGGCCGCCGCGCAGCGCGCCTTCCTGGACACCGACGAGGCGCTGTCGGCCCGGGTCGGCGCCGTGGGCGCGGGGCTGCGGGACGTGGTGGCGTGCGGGGGGCGGCGGCTGGTCGCCGAGGAGGTGGGCGGGCTCGTCGTCGCGGAGGAGCGCCTGGCACGCCGGTTGGCCCGCTGGGCGGGCGTGCGGACCCTGGCCCTCGGCGCGGCGGGGAGGCTGCCCGTCGTCGCGCTGGTGGTGGCGACGCCGTGGCTGTTGGCGCGGGGGGTCACGGCGGGCGCGCTGCTGGGGGCGCTCACGTACCTCGTCCAGTCGCTGTTGCCGGCGGTGCACGCGCTGATGAGCGCCCTGGGCGCGGCGGGGACGCGGCTGGTGGTGGTCCTGGACCGGTTCGGCACCTGCGAGCCGACCCTGCCGGGCGACACCCCGTCACCGGCCCCCGCGGGCACGGCCGATCGCGCCGGGACGGCACCCGACGCGGGGCCGGGCGCGGGGCCCGGTGCGGAGCCAGGCACGGAAGCCGACACGAAGCCGGGCGCGGAGACCGGCGCGGTAGTCGACGCGGGGCCGGGCACGAAGCCGGGCACGGAAGCCGACGCGGTAGCCGCCGCGAGGCCGGGCGCGGAGCGCGGCGCGGAGACCGGCACGCAGCCGGGCACGGAAGCCGACGCGGGGCCGGGCGCGGGGCCCGGGGCGAAAGCCGATGCGGGGCCCGGGGCGGAACCCGGTGGCCGGGAACCGGGCACCGGCGCCCCGCCACCCGCCGCCGCAGCGGCCGCCGGGACTCCGGGTGGGGCGCCCCCCGGAGCGCCGGCCGGGTACGCCGAGCGGCGGGCCCGGCGCGGCGGGCGGGCCGCCGCGGTCGAACTGCGCGGAGTCACCTTCGCCTACGGCCCCCGGGCGCGGCCGGTCCTCGACGGCCTGGACCTTCTGGTGGAGCCCGGGGAGCACCTGGCGGTCGTG
This portion of the Streptomyces changanensis genome encodes:
- a CDS encoding ABC transporter ATP-binding protein: MRGRGALRRLAPQARRFLLRRRRALLVLTGWSLLESVQTFLLGYGVARALDDGFLAGRPATGLWWLSVAAGAALVGGLAMRGVFDGLAGLVEPLRDGLVRRAVAQALASAVADPVRAGGASADGAAVSRLVHQTEMARDGFAGLVLAGRSFLFTALGALLGLASLAPALVLVVLPPLLLGLGLFLATLAPMAAAQRAFLDTDEALSARVGAVGAGLRDVVACGGRRLVAEEVGGLVVAEERLARRLARWAGVRTLALGAAGRLPVVALVVATPWLLARGVTAGALLGALTYLVQSLLPAVHALMSALGAAGTRLVVVLDRFGTCEPTLPGDTPSPAPAGTADRAGTAPDAGPGAGPGAEPGTEADTKPGAETGAVVDAGPGTKPGTEADAVAAARPGAERGAETGTQPGTEADAGPGAGPGAKADAGPGAEPGGREPGTGAPPPAAAAAAGTPGGAPPGAPAGYAERRARRGGRAAAVELRGVTFAYGPRARPVLDGLDLLVEPGEHLAVVGPSGMGKSTLLAVLAGVLDPSRGTVLVAGSPARPAGAPGPDPRRALLPQEAYVFTGTVRDNLRYLRPDAPPGDVGAAVEALRLGPLVRRLGGLDATVDPSALSQGERQHLALGRAHLSPAPLLLLDEATCHLDPEAEEHAERTLAARPGTLVVVAHRLSSAVRADRVLVLDGTRSACAPHEALLEVSPLYRDLVGVSPV